Proteins co-encoded in one Pocillopora verrucosa isolate sample1 chromosome 1, ASM3666991v2, whole genome shotgun sequence genomic window:
- the LOC136283439 gene encoding vascular endothelial growth factor receptor 1-like: protein MISQVFTNLWLINFFPCPVIPEVKIFSSPPNPTQPIGAAINLTCEARPRDEDVLFPRRRVKYIQWYDPHGRPVGVKCQNSRLAKKLKCLLILKNLIVENFGNYTCEAENDFAGYCRRKSIEILPKENLSPPETTKAPHLLFPGVVENPKNQSTFIGSNVTFNCTAMGLPTPAISWMKNNNSYAVTSNVRARVVSDKKNNHSQLIITEVKIEDNGKYQCVATNSAGERTSSAAFLYIKELESKINQESEKEKCSTSPHISFSTLSYAIIATFVGTFIGGICVGFWFRTIRRRGKITFHPTNDCEQGKNEFK, encoded by the exons ATGATAAGCCAGGTTTTTACAAATTTGTGGCTCATAAACTTCTTTCCTTGTCCAGTCATACCTGAAGTTAAAATCTTTTCAAGTCCGCCAAACCCCACGCAACCTATCGGAGCAGCCATTAATCTGACCTGTGAAGCGCGACCAAGGGATGAAGACGTGCTTTTTCCCAGGAGAAGGGTCAAGTATATTCAGTGGTATGATCCCCATGGGAGACCAGTTGGAGTCAAATGCCAAAACTCAAGACtagcaaagaaactgaaatgtcTGTTAATTCTTAAGAATCTGATCGTAGAAAACTTCGGGAACTACACTTGTGAAGCAGAAAATGACTTTGCTGGATACTGCAGAAGAAAATCCATTGAAATTCTCCCTAAAG aaaacttAAGTCCACCTGAGACAACAAAGGCACCCCATCTTCTATTCCCTGGGGTGGTTGAAAACCCAAAGAACCAAAGTACTTTCATTGGCTCCAATGTAACTTTTAACTGTACTGCCATGGGTCTTCCAACGCCAGCCATCTCATGGATGAAGAACAACAATTCATATGCAGTAACATCCAATGTGAGAGCCAGGGTTgtttcagataaaaaaaataatcacagtCAGCTGATAATAACGGAAGTGAAGATAGAAGATAATGGCAAATATCAGTGCGTTGCAACCAACAGTGCTGGTGAGAGGACATCGTCAGCGGCTTTCTTGTACATAAAAGAGTTAG AATCCAAAATAAACCAAGagtcagaaaaggaaaaatgctcAACCTCCCCCCACATTAGTTTCTCCACTTTATCTTACGCTATAATTGCTACCTTCGTCGGTACCTTCATTGGTGGAATATGTGTGGGGTTTTGGTTCAGAACTATCAGACGCCGTGGAAAG ATCACTTTCCATCCTACAAACGACTGTGAGCAGGGAAAGAACGAATTTAAATAG
- the LOC131796438 gene encoding uncharacterized protein, with protein MLTAWLKSMLSVERSKPLTKTERFTQWSSLLYVVVGTSMLFIPSLWGFLYKVELLGRSAGYIQLGGLAFVVEGYLLVIASKSEHKFPGHGHINITVLTRLILVNMSLTILYLKGTAPVRCIAFIAALDNSLAVGVFLVWISTEEGATLGLFFKEIFDLLLRFPVGPCSSIAVLLLGIVQFSAGLYLKDVTRLSHALSLDPFLGYSGLFLSFYFSLNAAHAVLYISNGQAVSTTFNKGCVFYRVAINILVLFVLGAANRIETSLSVFLISVEMILAAFILVSLSCDKDNYDQGKEK; from the coding sequence ATGTTGACTGCCTGGCTCAAATCAATGCTATCTGTCGAAAGGTCCAAGCCGCTGACCAAAACAGAACGCTTTACCCAGTGGTCATCTTTACTATACGTCGTTGTGGGCACATCTATGCTTTTTATACCATCCTTGTGGGGATTTTTGTACAAAGTCGAGCTCCTTGGCCGGAGCGCAGGCTACATTCAGCTTGGAGGGCTTGCTTTCGTTGTCGAGGGATATTTGCTAGTGATAGCCTCAAAATCTGAGCATAAATTCCCAGGCCATGGCCATATTAACATAACTGTGCTCACAAGACTGATCCTTGTCAACATGTCCTTAACAATCCTGTACTTGAAGGGAACAGCTCCAGTGCGTTGCATTGCGTTTATTGCAGCCCTCGACAATTCCTTGGCTGTTGGTGTTTTTTTGGTTTGGATTTCCACTGAAGAGGGTGCAACCTTGGGTTTGTTTTTCAAGGAGATATTTGATCTTCTATTACGATTTCCCGTCGGTCCTTGTTCTTCTATCGCGGTTCTCTTGTTAGGAATTGTGCAGTTTTCAGCAGGTCTTTACTTGAAAGACGTAACTCGTTTAAGTCACGCACTCAGCTTGGATCCGTTCTTAGGTTATTCAGGGCTTTTCCTGAGTTTTTACTTCAGCCTGAATGCGGCGCATGCAGTACTGTATATCTCCAATGGTCAAGCAGTGAGCACAACGTTCAACAAGGGCTGTGTTTTTTATCGCGTGGCAATCAATATTTTAGTGCTTTTTGTTTTAGGCGCTGCGAATCGGATTGAAACAAGTCTATCCGTTTTCCTGATCAGTGTGGAAATGATCCTCGCTGCATTTATCTTGGTGTCTTTGTCCTGTGACAAAGATAACTATGACCAAggcaaagaaaagtaa
- the LOC131796424 gene encoding LOW QUALITY PROTEIN: inactive tyrosine-protein kinase PRAG1 (The sequence of the model RefSeq protein was modified relative to this genomic sequence to represent the inferred CDS: inserted 1 base in 1 codon) has protein sequence MSNCDNFVEQLWRKGKCANCFQSRDKHQNAVNKHEDANFTGSGSANCRPKRVVIPPQSPKTQNFKACSVEKTDNLFEQEQGKEGTDKGNGENDINKSITPCTTHAIEVTNDRSSTVTDSRKEAQDFKTSTALXPRPAPRPKPRPASRAVEFSYSAASRDENPQESADVLNGPTSFENSLGNSLTQPCNATSSEIPIESGLSILDNVEKAKLENRSNNETDNETIGNKVDVVEFGEPKNDAEFLDVNKSDILPSSDNVSTEIEEAAPVSTNAIEDDDSSDEYVPMKSNIVLFGVESDPLREEVRETDVLKPNCESDSDSKKMAISENRMKVACGSQIDEELSSTVLEFRNPLCMITNKINESRITDRDTGESDKLNNNRDNPNKIICKFSTTTEPNYVNRASSSSSESAVSGSQDSGYENTRKSNRGDSFNNASGNESVLVEQEVGLADIPVTVTPTTNDGYCIIESSGTSSSSWGSSTWDSCSTSDLHENSGEAMAAKNSFGNLNTRNNKPHLVASPRVAVKEQPIPNEKLQSSNTGPFYVNTTLKPITKPYKVVDISAGVAVPTTESPSDAPPLPPKEKDLKKDRAEELNHIYLEPSDGTAAAPEQNLKNEKDEKAISKVSASLNSSFSKASGSVMDKSSAVRRAPAPRPRSRIPSQFGTLPKPAPRTSRILNDTVVKVDTKEQRVVTVTPPVVSISPLPTNPPPDPPPLERRPSFTKPNQALTSPASSPPPVKDIGEHRSPENPPKSAPLSPVSPVSPVSKQGVAVGGLQDGPVKPKRSAPPPPPCASSPPPPKSPLSQPVTPVKSASPSPSQTKSQQVSSPTPSPSPQKTQSVSSPSPSPSQSKSQSKSKPSRSSSFTEPHGADTDTSPAKMSSPKSTIRRAFASMKKLGGKRKHRHSKTIEISAPIAVNDEVPGFLEQKEAVRRRTFSEVKPLQTEKTRASEPDQVQPAEAIAPSAESVLPPATAEHASSTTPPSTVESPAIEERYGKKSSPIMQTKPGIGYQNFPLSKGGDTLERPKKPPRVAKVVKPLQHNEPTPGQGTNQQEEEPTYLQPNEDELTIKVETALANLTDAEILAEALSRVEQELLGPLPAIPRSRQVHFPSENSDGSNTFAVGKPDLPKRPVRVVSPTLINGSGDRGDSRSRPRLPSRPPNTKPAEQPMRERSQSLRTQTLDRQKPPALRIRSQSMTANVLEKRYNKILKLQLQTLEEMIQSWRGELLPDPELNLSDTRWSDYELCGDALSVQCHGAVLLPVKCAMFWEGNKKLLAKVEYPLHSRTRSSEPSPNQQDIRVCEALPYHVNISRVLTHFIDHVPGDAIGQPDCDSYETLVSITDQIPCETVADFLKRTIDEHKSDPETYEKKICLLVLQLLSALNHLHQEAVVHRDLKAENLYILEGELVVITNFQCALKQPRGTQPSPFILSQITSSHFSGNPEHLPPEIANASKDSEQLNYEDCDTFAAGCLIYEFLHRHNPFAANPSLVKQSYDQTDLPPVPFNSRYSRGLGTIARQLLQRHPQERLSAVEAIEMLQVLLWGPKELDDESIDSTIGDWLETERAHTVAMIARNQIQKSCSSDDFLETYMKCQFLVDASVETISHIYQQLDLDQ, from the exons AAACATCAAAACGCTGTCAACAAACACGAAGACGCCAATTTTACCGGTAGTGGTTCCGCAAACTGCAGACCAAAACGAGTTGTGATTCCTCCACAAAGCccaaaaactcaaaattttaaaGCATGTAGTGTTGAAAAGAcagataatttatttgaacaGGAACAAGGAAAGGAGGGAACTGATAAAGGGAATGGTGAGAACGATATTAATAAATCCATTACACCTTGCACAACTCACGCCATTGAAGTAACCAACGATCGCAGTAGCACTGTGACTGATTCAAGGAAAGAGGCACAGGATTTCAAAACATCGACTGCCC AACCTAGGCCAGCACCAAGACCAAAACCACGACCGGCTTCTCGAGCTGTGGAATTTAGTTATAGCGCCGCAAGTCGCGACGAAAACCCGCAAGAATCAGCAGATGTGTTAAACGGTCCCACATCGTTTGAGAACTCTCTTGGGAATTCCCTTACTCAACCATGTAACGCAACCTCCTCAGAAATTCCCATCGAGAGTGGATTGTCAATATTGGATAACGTTGAAAAAGCGAAGCTGGAAAACAGATCTAACAACGAAACAGACAACGAGACAATTGGTAATAAAGTAGATGTAGTTGAGTTTGGGGAGCCAAAGAACGATGCGGAGTTTTTGGACGTGAACAAAAGTGACATTCTGCCTTCATCAGATAACGTTTCAACCGAAATTGAAGAAGCCGCTCCGGTATCTACAAATGCGATCGAAGACGACGATTCAAGCGACGAATATGTACCGATGAAGAGCAATATAGTGTTGTTTGGTGTCGAATCTGATCCGCTACGTGAAGAAGTTCGTGAGACAGATGTTTTGAAACCAAACTGTGAAAGCGATAGTGACTCGAAAAAAATGGCGATCAGCGAAAATCGAATGAAAGTTGCATGTGGCTCTCAAATCGACGAAGAATTGTCGTCTACTGTTTTAGAATTTCGTAATCCGTTGTGCATGATCACAAACAAGATCAACGAATCTAGAATTACTGATCGAGACACTGGTGAGTCGGACAAATTGAATAATAATCGTGATAATCCTAACAAgattatttgtaaattttctaCTACCACAGAGCCAAATTACGTAAATAGAGCCTCAAGCTCAAGCAGCGAAAGTGCAGTGTCCGGCAGTCAAGATTCGGGTTATGAAAACACTCGAAAGTCGAACAGGGGTGATTCTTTTAACAATGCCTCGGGCAATGAGTCAGTTCTTGTAGAACAAGAAGTAGGCTTGGCAGATATTCCAGTTACTGTCACTCCCACAACAAACGATGGTTATTGTATTATTGAGTCTAGTGGAACCTCAAGTAGCTCTTGGGGAAGCAGCACTTGGGACAGTTGTAGCACATCAGATTTACATGAAAACAGTGGTGAAGCTATGGCTGCTAAAAATTCCtttggaaatttgaacaccaGAAATAACAAACCTCACTTGGTGGCATCACCCAGAGTGGCAGTAAAAGAACAACCCATACCTAACGAAAAACTCCAAAGTAGCAATACTGGACCTTTTTATGTGAATACAACATTAAAACCAATTACAAAACCATATAAAGTGGTTGACATAAGTGCTGGTGTTGCTGTTCCAACAACAGAGAGCCCAAGTGATGCACCACCCCTGCCCCCAAAAGAAAAGGATCTGAAGAAAGATAGAGCTGAGGAATTGAATCATATTTACTTGGAACCCAGTGATGGGACTGCAGCTGCCCcagaacaaaatttgaaaaatgaaaaggatgAAAAGGCTATTTCCAAGGTGAGTGCTTCTCTAAACTCATCCTTCAGCAAAGCTTCTGGCAGTGTAATGGACAAGAGCTCAGCTGTGCGAAGGGCCCCAGCACCAAGACCACGTTCTAGAATACCATCTCAATTTGGCACCTTACCCAAACCTGCCCCTCGTACATCAAGAATTCTGAACGACACAGTTGTCAAGGTGGACACCAAAGAGCAAAGAGTGGTTACAGTGACCCCACCAGTTG tttcaatatcacccctacCCACCAACCCACCTCCAGACCCACCCCCTCTTGAAAGGAGGCCATCATTTACAAAACCAAATCAGGCTCTGACAAGTCCTGCCTCTTCCCCACCCCCTGTGAAGGACATTGGGGAGCATAGGAGCCCAGAGAATCCACCTAAAAGTGCACCTTTGAGTCCTGTTAGTCCTGTAAGTCCTGTCAGCAAGCAAGGTGTGGCAGTAGGGGGGCTACAGGATGGGCCTGTAAAACCCAAAAGAAGTGCCCCACCACCTCCCCCTTGTG CTTCCAGTCCTCCACCGCCAAAGTCACCTTTGTCCCAACCTGTGACGCCTGTGAAGTCAGCTAGTCCTAGTCCTTCTCAAACAAAATCTCAGCAAGTGTCATCTCCAACTCCCAGTCCATCTCCACAAAAAACTCAGTCAGTCTCATCACCAAGCCCCAGTCCATCTCAATCAAAATCTCAGTCAAAGTCTAAGCCAAGTAGATCATCCAGCTTCACTGAACCACATGGTGCCGACACGGATACGAGCCCTGCAAAAATGTCGTCTCCGAAATCGACGATCAGAAGGGCTTTTGCCAGCATGAAAAAACTGGGGGGCAAAAGGAAACACAGACACAGTAAGACCATAGAGATTAGTGCTCCTATTGCAGTGAATGATGAGGTGCCAGGCTTTTTGGAGCAGAAAGAGGCAGTGCGGCGTCGGACCTTTTCCGAAGTGAAGCCTCTACAAACCGAGAAGACCAGGGCGTCAGAGCCAGATCAGGTTCAGCCTGCAGAAGCTATTGCCCCTTCCGCTGAATCGGTACTCCCACCTGCTACAGCTGAACATGCTTCATCTACCACTCCTCCCTCCACTGTGGAATCACCAGCCATTGAGGAAAGATACGGCAAGAAAAGTTCTCCCATTATGCAGACCAAGCCAGGGATTGGCTACCAGAACTTTCCTTTGTCAAAGGGAGGAGACACCCTGGAGCGTCCAAAAAAGCCTCCTCGCGTGGCCAAAGTTGTCAAACCATTGCAGCACAACGAGCCGACGCCAGGCCAAGGTACCAACCAGCAAGAGGAAGAACCAACCTATCTGCAACCCAATGAAGATGAGCTTACAATCAAAGTAGAGACAGCGTTGGCCAATTTGACTGATGCTGAAATCCTCGCTGAAGCTCTATCAAGAGTGGAGCAAGAATTACTTGGACCACTACCAGCCATTCCTAGATCCCGGCAGGTTCATTTCCCAAGTGAAAATTCCGATGGCTCAAACACTTTTGCGGTTGGCAAACCAGATCTCCCGAAGCGTCCCGTACGGGTCGTTTCCCCAACCCTCATCAACGGGTCTGGGGACAGGGGCGATTCCAGATCTCGCCCCAGACTTCCCTCTAGGCCGCCAAACACAAAGCCAGCGGAACAGCCCATGCGAGAACGATCCCAAAGTCTAAGAACACAAACTTTAGACCGACAGAAACCCCCAGCTTTACGTATCCGAAGTCAATCGATGACCGCGAATGTCCTAGAGAAGCGCTACAATAAGATTTTGAAACTGCAGTTACAAACGCTGGAGGAAATGATTCAGTCTTGGAGAGGGGAACTACTGCCTGACCCAGAGCTAAACTTGTCTGATACGAGGTGGTCAGACTACGAGCTCTGTGGTGATGCTCTGAGCGTGCAATGTCATGGAGCTGTTCTTCTACCCGTGAAATGTGCCATGTTTTGGGAAGGAAACAAGAAGTTACTTGCTAAG GTGGAATACCCGCTGCATTCCAGAACTCGCTCTTCGGAACCTTCACCTAACCAGCAGGATATACGTGTATGCGAGGCTCTGCCGTATCACGTGAACATATCTCGTGTGCTGACGCATTTTATTGATCACGTGCCTGGTGATGCAATTGGGCAACCCGACTGTGATTCGTACGAGACGTTGGTGAGCATCACAGATCAGATACCTTGTGAAACTGTCGCTGACTTTCTCAAACGCACCATTGACGAACACAAAAGTGATCCAGAAACTTATGAGAAGAAAATTTGTCTGCTAGTTCTTCAGCTTTTGAGTGCGCTGAATCATTTACACCAAGAGGCCGTTGTTCATCGCGACTTGAAAGCCGAGAATCTTTACATTCTGGAAGGCGAGCTCGTGGTAATTACCAATTTCCAGTGTGCGCTCAAGCAGCCTAGAGGCACTCAACCCAGTCCCTTTATTTTAAGCCAGATCACGTCGAGCCATTTTAGCGGCAACCCTGAACATCTTCCGCCAGAAATAGCGAATGCGTCAAAAGACTCAGAGCAGTTGAATTATGAAGACTGCGACACTTTTGCGGCTGGTTGCTTAATTTACGAGTTCCTTCACAGACACAATCCTTTTGCTGCTAACCCGAGCCTTGTCAAGCAGAGTTATGACCAAACTGATCTTCCTCCAGTTCCCTTCAATTCGCGATATTCAAGGGGACTGGGCACGATTGCTCGTCAGTTGTTACAACGTCACCCCCAGGAACGTTTGTCTGCTGTGGAAGCCATTGAAATGCTTCAGGTATTGCTATGGGGGCCGAAAGAACTTGACGATGAGAGCATAGACAGCACCATTGGCGATTGGCTAGAAACGGAGCGAGCACATACAGTTGCGATGATTGCGCGAAACCAAATCCAGAAGAGTTGCAGCTCGGACGATTTCTTGGAGACTTACATGAAGTGTCAGTTTCTTGTGGATGCTTCTGTGGAGACAATATCACATATTTATCAGCAACTTGATCTCGACCAGTGA
- the LOC136277040 gene encoding leucine-rich repeat and immunoglobulin-like domain-containing nogo receptor-interacting protein 2, which produces MGLPTPAISWMKNNNSYAVTSNVRARVVSDNKNNHSQLIITDVKREDNGKYQCVASNSAGGRTSSAAFLYIKELESKINQESEKEKCSTSPHISFSTLSYAIIATFVGTFIGGICVGFWFRTIRRRGKITFHPTNDCEQGKNEFKQIE; this is translated from the exons ATGGGTCTTCCAACGCCAGCCATCTCATGGATGAAGAACAACAATTCATATGCAGTAACATCCAATGTGAGAGCCAGGGTTGTTtcagataacaaaaataatcacaGTCAGCTGATAATAACGGATGTGAAGAGAGAAGATAATGGCAAATATCAGTGCGTTGCAAGCAACAGTGCTGGTGGTAGGACATCGTCAGCGGCTTTCTTGTACATAAAAGAGTTAG AATCCAAAATAAACCAAGagtcagaaaaggaaaaatgctcAACCTCCCCCCACATTAGTTTCTCCACTTTATCTTACGCTATAATTGCTACCTTCGTCGGTACCTTCATTGGTGGAATATGTGTGGGGTTTTGGTTCAGAACTATCAGACGCCGTGGAAAG ATCACTTTCCATCCTACAAACGACTGTGAGCAGGGAAAGAACGAGTTTAAACAGATCGAGTAG
- the LOC131796464 gene encoding vascular endothelial growth factor receptor 2 isoform X3 yields the protein MMVNTFWRGDTTKVILLQVLVANSLLLFSSVTGDAATCNTKSVIPEVKIFTSPPNRTQPIAAAINLTCEAWPKHKDEFYPRRRVKYIQWYDTHGRQIGGKCLNLQFVKKLKCPLILKNLTIENFGNYTCEAQNEYAGYCTRKSVEILHKDLSPIDTTKAPHLLFPEVVENPKNQSVFIGSNVTFNCTAMGLPTPAISWMKNNDSYAVTSNVRARVVSDNKNNHSQLIITEVKIEDNGKYKCVASNSAGEKTSSAAFLYIKELDSKMNQETGKEKSSTSSQISFFTLSYAIIAAFAGVFIGGICVGF from the exons ATGATGGTTAACACATTCTGGAGAGGAGACACAACAAAGGTTATCCTGCTACAAGTTCTTGTTGCCAATTCTTTATTGCTCTTCTCATCAGTCACGGGCGATGCTGCAACATGTAACACCAAATCTG TTATACCTGAAGTTAAAATCTTCACAAGTCCGCCAAACCGCACGCAACCCATCGCAGCAGCCATTAATCTGACCTGTGAAGCGTGGCCCAAGCATAAAGACGAGTTTTATCCCAGGAGAAGGGTCAAGTATATTCAGTGGTATGATACCCATGGAAGACAAATTGGAGGCAAATGCCTCAACCTGCAATTTGTGAAGAAACTGAAATGTCCATTAATTCTCAAGAATCTGACCATAGAAAACTTCGGGAACTACACTTGTGAAGCACAAAATGAGTATGCTGGATACTGCACGAGAAAATCCGTTGAAATTCTTCATAAAG acttAAGTCCAATTGACACAACAAAGGCACCCCACCTTCTATTTCCTGAGGTGGTTGAAAATCCAAAGAACCAAAGCGTTTTCATTGGCTCCAATGTAACTTTTAACTGTACTGCCATGGGTCTTCCAACACCAGCCATCTCATGGATGAAGAACAACGACTCATATGCGGTAACATCCAATGTGAGAGCCAGGGTTGTTtcagataacaaaaataatcacaGTCAGCTGATAATAACGGAAGTGAAGATAGAAGATAATGGCAAATATAAATGCGTTGCAAGCAACAGTGCTGGTGAGAAGACATCGTCAGCGGCTTTCTTGTACATAAAAGAGTTAG ATTCCAAAATGAACCAAGAAAcaggaaaggaaaaatcctCAACCTCTTCCCAAATAAGTTTCTTTACTTTATCTTACGCTATAATTGCCGCCTTCGCCGGTGTTTTCATCGGTGGAATATGTGTGGGGTTTTAG
- the LOC131796397 gene encoding cell adhesion molecule Dscam1-like, with protein sequence MNGLNYQPLFGNTSPRSSLSEESTRESGGNRETKTIRQHIMMVNTFWRGDTTKVILLQVLVANSLLHFSSVTGDAATCNTKSVIPEVKIFSSPPNRTQPIAAAINLTCEAWPKYKDVSFPRRWIKYIQWYDTHGRQIGDKCLKPQPVKNLKCPLILKNLTIENFGNYTCEAENDYAGYCTRKSVEILHKAPHLLFPEVVENPKNQSAFIGSNVTFNCTATGLPTPAISWMKNNDSYAVTSNVRARVVSDNKNNHSQLIITKLKIEDNGKYQCVANNSAGERTSSGAFLYIKELENSSPPDTTKGPRLLFPEVVENPKNQSAFTGSNVTFNCTVIGLPKPAISWMKNNDSYAVKSNVRARVVPENKNNHSQLIITEVKIEDNGKYQCIARNSDGERTSSAAFLYIKELESKINQESEKEKCSTSPHISFSTLSYAIIATFVGAFIGGICVGFWLRTTRRRGKITFNPANDCEEGKNEFKQIE encoded by the exons ATGAATGGGCTCAATTATCAGCCGCTGTTCGGGAATACGAGCCCGCGCTCCTCCCTCAGCGAAGAGTCGACACGAGAGAGCGGCGGAAATCGAG aaacaaaaactattcGACAGCATATCATGATGGTTAACACATTCTGGAGAGGAGACACAACAAAGGTTATCCTGCTACAAGTTCTTGTTGCCAATTCTCTACTGCACTTCTCGTCAGTCACAGGCGATGCTGCAACATGTAACACCAAATCTG TTATACCTGAAGTTAAAATCTTCTCAAGTCCGCCAAACCGCACGCAACCCATCGCAGCAGCCATTAATCTGACCTGTGAAGCGTGGCCCAAGTACAAAGACGTGTCTTTTCCCAGGAGATGGATCAAGTATATCCAGTGGTATGATACCCATGGAAGACAAATTGGAGACAAATGCCTCAAACCACAACCAGTGAAGAATCTGAAATGTCCATTAATTCTCAAGAATCTGACCATAGAAAACTTCGGGAACTACACTTGTGAAGCAGAAAATGACTATGCTGGATACTGCACGAGAAAATCCGTTGAAATTCTTCATAAAG CACCCCATCTTCTATTTCCTGAGGTGGTTGAAAACCCAAAGAACCAAAGCGCTTTCATTGGCTCCAATGTAACTTTTAACTGTACTGCCACGGGTCTTCCAACACCAGCCATCTCATGGATGAAGAACAACGACTCATATGCGGTAACATCCAATGTGAGAGCCAGGGTTGTTtcagataacaaaaataatcacaGTCAGCTGATAATAACGAAACTGAAGATAGAAGATAATGGCAAATATCAGTGCGTTGCAAACAACAGTGCTGGTGAGAGGACATCGTCAGGGGCTTTCTTGTACATAAAAGAATTAG aaaactCAAGTCCACCTGACACAACAAAGGGACCCCGTCTTCTATTTCCTGAGGTGGTTGAAAACCCAAAGAACCAAAGCGCTTTCACTGGCTCCAATGTAACTTTTAACTGTACTGTCATCGGTCTTCCAAAACCAGCCATCTCATGGATGAAGAACAACGACTCATATGCGGTAAAATCTAATGTGAGAGCCAGGGTTGTTccagagaacaaaaataatcacaGTCAGCTGATAATAACGGAAGTGAAGATAGAAGATAATGGCAAATATCAGTGCATTGCAAGAAACAGTGATGGTGAGAGGACATCGTCAGCGGCTTTCTTGTACATAAAAGAGTTAG AATCCAAAATAAACCAAGagtcagaaaaggaaaaatgctcAACCTCCCCCCACATTAGTTTCTCCACTTTATCTTACGCTATAATTGCTACCTTTGTCGGTGCCTTCATTGGTGGAATATGTGTGGGGTTTTGGCTCAGAACTACCAGACGCCGTGGAAAG ATCACTTTCAATCCTGCAAACGACTGTGAGGAGGGAAAGAACGAATTTAAACAGATCGAGTAG
- the LOC131796464 gene encoding vascular endothelial growth factor receptor 2 isoform X1 produces the protein MMVNTFWRGDTTKVILLQVLVANSLLLFSSVTGDAATCNTKSVIPEVKIFTSPPNRTQPIAAAINLTCEAWPKHKDEFYPRRRVKYIQWYDTHGRQIGGKCLNLQFVKKLKCPLILKNLTIENFGNYTCEAQNEYAGYCTRKSVEILHKENLSPIDTTKAPHLLFPEVVENPKNQSVFIGSNVTFNCTAMGLPTPAISWMKNNDSYAVTSNVRARVVSDNKNNHSQLIITEVKIEDNGKYKCVASNSAGEKTSSAAFLYIKELDSKMNQETGKEKSSTSSQISFFTLSYAIIAAFAGVFIGGICVGF, from the exons ATGATGGTTAACACATTCTGGAGAGGAGACACAACAAAGGTTATCCTGCTACAAGTTCTTGTTGCCAATTCTTTATTGCTCTTCTCATCAGTCACGGGCGATGCTGCAACATGTAACACCAAATCTG TTATACCTGAAGTTAAAATCTTCACAAGTCCGCCAAACCGCACGCAACCCATCGCAGCAGCCATTAATCTGACCTGTGAAGCGTGGCCCAAGCATAAAGACGAGTTTTATCCCAGGAGAAGGGTCAAGTATATTCAGTGGTATGATACCCATGGAAGACAAATTGGAGGCAAATGCCTCAACCTGCAATTTGTGAAGAAACTGAAATGTCCATTAATTCTCAAGAATCTGACCATAGAAAACTTCGGGAACTACACTTGTGAAGCACAAAATGAGTATGCTGGATACTGCACGAGAAAATCCGTTGAAATTCTTCATAAAG aaaacttAAGTCCAATTGACACAACAAAGGCACCCCACCTTCTATTTCCTGAGGTGGTTGAAAATCCAAAGAACCAAAGCGTTTTCATTGGCTCCAATGTAACTTTTAACTGTACTGCCATGGGTCTTCCAACACCAGCCATCTCATGGATGAAGAACAACGACTCATATGCGGTAACATCCAATGTGAGAGCCAGGGTTGTTtcagataacaaaaataatcacaGTCAGCTGATAATAACGGAAGTGAAGATAGAAGATAATGGCAAATATAAATGCGTTGCAAGCAACAGTGCTGGTGAGAAGACATCGTCAGCGGCTTTCTTGTACATAAAAGAGTTAG ATTCCAAAATGAACCAAGAAAcaggaaaggaaaaatcctCAACCTCTTCCCAAATAAGTTTCTTTACTTTATCTTACGCTATAATTGCCGCCTTCGCCGGTGTTTTCATCGGTGGAATATGTGTGGGGTTTTAG